The nucleotide sequence TGCTGCTGGTGCCTTGTTCTTCCCCAGTGACTACATTGATGGCAACAGCTATGCCAACGACTCATTCCAAGATTTCAGTTCTGGCTTCTTTATTAATAACCGTTTGACAGTGGTGTTTCCGGTTGACGGGCCAGGTGGCTCTGGGGCGGTGGTGCAATGGAATCCCAACCAGGGGCCCTTCACAGTCCGGGGCTTGTACGTTGCCGCCAGTGCTTTTAATGCCAATAAAAATAATGGCCCCTTTCCGGGGATTCCTGGGGGCTTGTTTGGGGATCCTTACCAGGGTTCGGTGGAGTTGGAATACGCCGATACCTTTGGGGCAGAGGAGCAAAACAGTTATGCGGTGCGCTTGCAATATACCAATTCCAGCACCATTGATATTGCCCAAAATGCTGGGGGTTTGAACTTTGAGGTCAGCCTCGGACAATTTGGCTTCTTTGGGCGGTATGGCTATTCCGGCGCAACCCTGTATGGGATTGGCAGTACCGTGGATGGCCTGGGCGGCTTTGATTTGTCCTCAATCATTCCCGCTGGCACAACCCAGAACTTCACAGCCCAAACTTGGATGGCGGGCCTGGGCTACCGAGATTTGTGGATGGAAGGCTCTCTCTTGGCAGCGGCCGTTGGTCAACCGTTTATTAATAATTTACCCAGTGCTCCAGGGGTCAATGATAGTACCCAGACTAACTATGAACTCTTCTATCGGATTCCCGTTAGCGACAATATCAGCTTAACTCCGGTATTTATGGCCGTCACCAATGCCAACAACATTGCCAACAATGCGCCTATTTTTCAGGGGCTAGTCCGAACAACCTTCTCCTTCTAGATAACCGTATATCCCACCGATCCTGGCCCTCAGTTCCGTGATAAGCTCCCAATCAAGATGCGATGAATGGTCATACCACCTTGAAAGAAATTATTCGGACTGATGCGGCTCCGGCCCCCGTTGGCCCCTATAACCAAGCGATTCGGGCCACAGGCTCATTGCTTTTTGTTGCTGGGCAGATCCCCTTAGATCCCAAGACAGGGGGCCTGGTTGGCGGAGAGGATGTGGCAGCCCAAACAAAACAAGTGATGGCGAACCTCGAAGCAATTTTGCTGGAAGCGGGCCTGGCCTGGGAGAATGTCGTCAAAACAACGGTTTTCCTTGCCGATCTAGCCGACTTTGTGGCGATGAACGATGTCTATGCCCAATATTTTGCTGAAGGCCATGCTCCGGCCCGGGCCTGTGTGGAAGTGGCACGGTTGCCTAAAGATGTGCGGGTTGAGATTGATTGCATTGCGGTTAGTCCCCAGGCCTGAGGCCATAACCTGAAATTAGATCAACAAAAAAGTCTCAACTGTCATTCAAACAAAGGGTCAAGGCTTTCTTCATTTTATTTGGTGGCGGGGCACTTCATCCGACTAAAGCCTGAAAGCACTGATGTATAAGAATTCTTATTGAGACTACCTCATTGGTTACCCTCAAAAGTTGTTGCTTATTTGAAATGAGAAGTAGAGTTTTTTAAGAGACCACTGGGGTTTATTGTCCTATCTTAGGTCTTTCATCTGCCAGGCCCAGAATTGGTATGGACAGTAAGGTGGCAGCTTGTATTTAGTTTGAGAAGTTTGAAGTCTCAATCAGACATGGGACGGTCACCAATGAAATTTAATTGTTTGAATTAACCCAAGCCCTCACCTGGGTATTTTTTTAGGGATGGTCAAACCAGAGAACCTTAATCACGCCGCCGCCCACTAACGTCACCAGGCCCACAATGAACGTCCAGAGGCGGGCATCCGTAGAACCTTGCTGAATGTGAAGTTCGTTAACGTCATCACGGAGTTCAGACCGTAAGCCATCAACCTTGTCATTAACTGCCTTAATCTCGCTCTTAAGTTCAGCTCTGACTGCCTCCACTTTGTCATTGAGTGCCTTGAACTGTTCATCATTCTTAGCCTGGTTAACTCTGACCTCCAAGGTTAAGGCTTGCATATCATTCCTCATAGCTTGGATCGCTCCCAATATGGCCTGGGTATCCGATGCTGTTAACTCACTCATTACTATCTCCCTTGGGTTTACGCCCTCTACGTTTTTGAACTGGGAGAGCTTTGGCAACATCCCCAGGCCTGGTAGTTGCTCCCAATTTGGGAACATCATCTAGCCCCCCGATCGGTTCACTTGGGGAGGGGTTCATCAATTCCCGCTGTGCAGCTTCAGTGATCACACGCCGAAGCCAGGGAGTTTTGTGCTTACCCATTGCTCTTACTGCTTGGTAAACGGGCATTTCAACCCTCACCTGTAAAGGCTGGGGAGATAACTTATCTTCAGTATCATCCAGCCTCTCAAACTGCGAATCAAGGAACTTGGGAGGCAAAAACGGATTTGGATTAGCCATAAAATAACCATCTCAATACTACCAGTGTACAGGCATTAGTGAAACTTACATCTTTATGCCAGTAAACAAGAAAATACCAATCAAAAATTGCTGTGCCTGTACGATAAATAAGTTCAATTTGTGGCCTGTGGGGAGTGACTAACCAGTCCAGTTTTTGCTCATTTCACACTAAAGACTGTCATCACTTCATCGCCAAGATGGTTGATCACTTTAGCGGTAATCCGGCCAGACTGAAGTTTTGGAAATGGGCGAGAGGTATCCCTATACAAACTATTTCAGGCCTGTTCATCAATTTCGCTTTGGCGGCGCATTGACAACTAAATCCGACCAATCTTGCTCATCCTTGCCATGCTACACCAACTGCGGGCCTAAATCTCGATTGCACCGTTCGTAGGCCACTTGAATTGGGGTTTTGTCCGCATCCGACATTAACGACTCATACTCAGCCGTGGGAATATTTTTCCGGGTATCAGCCCCATATTTCAGGGTTTCAACCTGTTTGTTGGTGCTTGTAATCCTTCTCCGGGCAGCCATACTATAAACTCTCTCCAGTCAAAATTTGATAAAGAGCGGTATTGATATAAAAATTAGAGCGACCAATTTTGCGTTTTTCCAGAAACCCTCCTGAAACCAGTTCGTTCAAATACTTAGTCGCCGTTAGTCTTGTCACATTCAAATCTCTTTGGACAAACTCAATTTTGGTATAGGGATGCTTAAACAGATTATTGATTAAGTCTTGGCTATAAAACTTATACTGTTTGCGGATGTGATGCTTCATTTCTAATAACAAAGCCTTGATCGCTAAAATCGTCTCAATCGTCTGTGTTGCAGTTTCTTCAACAGCCGTGAGCATATAGAGTATCCAGTCTTCCCAAAGGTTTTTATCTCGCACCCGTTGTAGCAGACAATAGTAATCGGCCTTAGTCCGAACAATAGACCGACTGAGATATAAGACCGGAATATCCAATAATCCTTCTTTAACCAGATATAAGACATTGATAATCCGTCCCGTCCGACCATTGCCATCGTAAAACGGGTGAATACTCTCAAACTGATGATGAATAATCGCCATCTTAATCAGCGGATCAGTGATAAAAATCGGCTCCTCATTCATAAACCGCTCTAACTCGCCCATCATCTCTGGAACCACATCTGGCGGGGGTGGCGCATAAACCACATGACCAAAATTATCCTTCAGGACTGTGCTTGGAACTTTGCGAAACCCAGCCCGGTTATGCTCTAGCGTGGCCTGGATGTTCAAAATGTGATTCAGCGTCAGGAGTCCAGTGGCTTGCACGGCTTCAAACCCAACTCGCAGGGCCTCACGGTAACGTAATACTTCTTTCCCGGCTAAGCTGTGTTGGTCATCCGGCAAGAGATCATCCTTGAATAGCTCATCATGGGTCGTGATGATATTTTCGATGGCTGAACTATCTTTTGCCTCTTGCAGAGCTAATGTATTGATTAAAATACTTTGATTGGGGATTGTTCCAGCAATACCTTTGAGTTCCGCCAGCTTCCGACTGGTCGTTGCCAACTTCTTCAAGATCGCCACGGTCTCAAATTGTCTGGGCGAAAGACTTCCCAACGATGTGTAAGCTGTCATCAGAGACACCGGGCCTGGGTTGACGTGTATAGGAAAAGCGGTTTTTGTATACATATCCTAGGCAATGTGTATAGTTTTGGCCTGTTTTTGCTTAATCACATCATGGCCTGCCCAGTCTGCTCAGTATTAATGGACTGTAAAGATTGCACTTGGGCGGCTGCATAGTGTTGATACCGCTCAATTTCTTGTTGCAGATTAGGAACAGATTCCCACTCTCCCGCTTCGATGGAGTTCATCAAGGCCTGTTCTTCTGCATCAAGTTCAAAATCCCAATAACGGCGGGGAATATCCTTGAGTTGAGGCTGAAAACCACCCATTTTGGCTAATGCTTGTGCGGCCAGTTTCGCTTTAGGTGTTTCATTCGTTTGCGACATGGTTAGTCACCCAACACAGATTCATAAAGGTCAGCCAACGCAATCTCTACCCCAACAGAGACTAACTTGATTGAGGTATCCAGCCCACTGTGGTCAGTGAATAACCATTGATGATCCGCTTGCTTCACAAATTGCTCCACATAGGGCCTGGCCTGGTCAATGACCAAATATTCCTGAAATGTGGGAATCGTCCGATAAGCGGCAAACTTATCGCCCCGGTCATAGGGACTGGTTGAATCCGACAACACCTCAGCAATCAAGAGGGGATTTGTTACCGTATCTCTGCGGTTATCTTGTAACACCACCGGATCAGCAATCACCATCACATCAGGGTAGGTATAGACCTTAAACTCTGGAACCCATAACCGTTGATTCGTAATGAAAATGCTGTAGGATTTCTTCCGCAAACTAAACCACAACACTGCATACAACGCCCCCGCCACTTTGTTGTGTTCCGGTGTACCTCCCGTCATGCACACAATTTCTCCATGGCGATATTCCCGGCGCAGGCCATCCGTCACTTCCGCCTCAGCTTCTAGGGAGAAGTAGTCCTCAACGGTATAAGGAGGTTTGGATAGGATAGCTGTCATGATGATTCTCCTAGCTGTTGGATGAGCCGCCCAAAATTTTCCTCAATCAACTGCTTAAAGTCTGCCTCAATTTCATAGACTTCCTTAAATTCAGCAAAGGCCCAGCGACCAAACTTACCTAAATTATTAACGCCTGGAACCCAATAATTCTGCATCATATTTGCTTTGTCCTTGGCATCTTCCCCCGAAAGCTCTTAATCTCCACCACTAGGTTTAATAGGTCAGCGTCCCCATGCCTAGCATCCACCCGGGCAATAAAATCGGGAATATATTTGCGGGGGCATCCGACAAAATTCAGCCTCCCAATCACTATCGCACACGACCCAATTCACATGGCAATGCCGAGGACTGGTCTGCCACAGCGTTTGCTTCGAGGTACTGAAATTCACATGACTGGTGCTGCCTGTGGGGTTGTAGGTATCCAGAATCGCTTTAATCGGTTTCTCTTTAGCCGTTCCTTCTGTAATCGCTGCCTTAATCCGTTCACAGGCCATATCCGCGATTTCGCGATCCATCAACTGCCCTAAAGATGTCCCTCCAGTAAATTTGAAATAGCTTTCAATCCAGGCCTGGACAATCCGCCTCAGTTGTCCAAACAAAAAACAACTTTGGTTCATCTCCGGGATACCGAAACTTGTTGTAGAGTGAATGCTTTGTCAACTCATAGACGACTGTGTTCTGCCGAATGTTTTCCAAATCCTTAATCGTTAAACCAACCCCTTCGCCAATAATTCCATCATTGCGTATCACCATTGGCCCGACAAATCCGGGGTCAGCTTCAACTCGGAATCCGCCGTACAGGTAGCCGTCAGTTTAGTTTCGGGTAACTCAGTTCGATAGCCCTGCACCTGTGGGAACGTAATCTCTAACGCATCCCCAATGAGACTGAACTCGATAAAAGAAATGCCCACAAGTCACTTAAACAAAGGACTTATGGACAATCTCAGATTAGTTATTTATGGCGGGGCACGGATTTGAACCGTGGACCTTCGGGTTATGAGCCCGACGAGCTACCAGGCTGCTCTACCCCGCGTTATCCAGGAATTTAACTATAGCGCATATTCCAGCCTGTTGACCAGGCCCGGTGACAAAAATGTTGACATTTATCAAAATTAAAAGCATCAAGCGTCTTCAGACCCAAATAAGTCAACTGGGGCATCCATGCGTTCTGTTTGGCGGGAATCGGTGATCAACCAATCCAAGGCTGCTGCGCGCACATCAATAGTCGTCCCATTTTTATCCACGCAATAACGCCCAAACACCAACTTATCCACCAACCGGATCCCAGCCCCGAGACGGGAATATTCAAAGATTACACAGTTATCTACAACTGCGCCACTGCAAACACAGCAATTGGGGCCAATCATGGTCGGGCCAATAATTGTCACTCCATCCTCAATCCGGGTCATGCCGCCAATATAAACCGGCCCTTGGATATTCACCTTGTCCCAATTGACTGCTACATTGATCCCGGTATAAATATTCGGAGCCACCTCCCGGCCTGGGATTTGCACATTAGCAACCTGGCCCGCTAAAACACTCCGCACCGCCTGCCAATAATCCGGGACTTTACCAATATCAACCCACTCAAAGTCCATCGTCAGTCCGAAAAAGGGCGCGCCCATCTCCACAAGTTTGGGAAACAGTTGGCTGCCAATGTCATACTCTACACCCGAGGGAATTAAATCTAAAATCTCCGGTTCAAAGATATAAATCCCCGTATTGATCAGCGTACTCAGAGCGTCTTCGACATTGGGTTTTTCCTGAAAGGCCTTGATCCGATGTTCGGCATCTGTAACCACAACCCCATAACTGGAGACTTCCTCCCTGGAGACATCTCGCAAAATAATTGTCGCAAGGGCTCCTTTTTGACGGTGCCAGGCCACGGCTTTGGTTAAATCTAAATCAATCAGGGCATCCCCACACAGCACCACAAACGTATCATCAAAAAACGGGTTAAAATCCTGAATCCGTTTCATGCCTCCAGCCGAACCTAAGGCCTTACCCACCAGCTTGCCGTCCTCAATATAGCCCTCAAAGGAATAGGCAATCTGCACTCCAAACCGCTGCCCATCCTGGAAATATTCTTCAATTTCGTGGGCCAAGTGGCTGACATTGACCATAATTTCCGTAAAGCCGTGTTGCCGCAGTAATTCCACCAAAAACTCCATCACTGGCTTTTGCAGAATTGGGATCATTGGCTTGGGAATTGTGTAGGTGATGGGGCGAACCCGCGTTCCTTTCCCTGCGGCCAAAATCATTGCTTTCATGGTTCCTAATCTGCCTCATGTCCTGATGTTTTTTTTACTCGCTAAGGTATTGGAAGTGGCGATTGTTCTCTACTCTAGGGCATAGACTTGGCCATGAATCAACAGACGAGTAATCCCCTTTCCTTGGAGATAGGAGGTGGTTTTCCGCAGGACATTGCCATCGGGAACCTTAACAACCGTTTTTCGCAGAATGCTGTCTGAGTTTTTGTAAATGCGCTGATTCCGCTGGGAAAACCGGAGTGCCACCGCCCGACTTTCAAAAATCGGTAATGTTTTTTGTTGCTCTTCATCAAGGCTGGCGTGCCCCAGACCCCGGAACTCTCCCAAGGGACGGGCCAATAACTCAGAGCGGGTGTCAATTACTAAGTAGCACGGCCGTGGCAGAACGGCTGCATCTAAGGGATAAATGGCAATTTCCGCCGGACTCGCGTCTTCTGCCAGCATTTCTGCCGCTTCAGTCGGATCATCAGGGTTATCGGTCTCCTCCTCTTCGATCTCGTCTTCAAAATCATCATCGGCAAAGTCCTCTAAATCTTCCCCTGCCAACCCACTCAGATCATCCTCTTCCTCCTCCTCACTGTCGATCTCAAGAGCGGGATAGACCCTTGTCAGAGGCTCAGGTAGGGCTTGGAGGGTGGATACCCCAATGGATACAGCTTCGGTCGCTGGAGGGATAGGAACGACAACTTCTGGTTGGCCAGGCGCGGAACGCCTACGGCGAATCAAGGGTTTAGATGTGGTTGGGGGAACTTCAGGGGTGGGTTCCGGCGTAGCTACGGAGAAGGTGGGGCTGGGGGTGACAATTTGGGGAAGCGGCTTTACGGGTGGAGAGGGCGGGGCAACCGGATGAGATTCGCCATCTCCAGACTTAATCGTGCGGCGAATTGTATTTTCACTCACACTAAACTGAGTCGCCAGTGCCTTGATGGATTCTCCTTGACCATAGGCCACCACAATTGCTGCTTTTTCGTCGTTGGTTAGCCGTTTGTAGGTCATTGCTCGCGATTATCCTAAAACCGTAAACCCCATTATCTCTGATCTCTTTGGCCGATTGAGGGGGCGTTGCCGAAGTTAGGGATCAATTCTTTGGAGCAGATTATGGAAAATTATGGGATTAAGTATTCTTAAAGGGGGTGTTTGACTGGCCTGGGGCCTGACAGATAAAAGTCAAGAGGCTGATCTGACTGACGAAAATCTTCTCAATCGCGCCAGTTAGACTGCTTTTAACTGGCCTCGATCCTCAAGCTGGAGGATGATCTATAGTCCTCAGGGGGGAACGTGATAGATGTAAATAAATGTTGTTAAATCTAAATTTTTGCTGAAATTTGACCCAATTCCTGGATTCGCCGTCAACATAAAGAAGGAATTTGAGACCCTTTTGTCAGGTTCTTTAACACTTGAATAACATTTTGCTCAGGGTTGCGACTTAGGGGTATTGGCAGCCAGAGGCTTCAAGATTTTTTGTCAGCTTTTAGCCAAGGTTGGTTTGGGTTCTCGGGTTTATCAGTGCTTCACCTCTTTATTGGATGCTTTCCTCTATGGTTCAGTCTTTTTTTGCTTCCACATCCTCTGATCCGGCTTTCTCCATCACCAATGCATCCGCCCCAAATTCCCTCCAGGCCACCGGCATCTACATCACCATTCATGGCCACTTCTACCAACCCCCCCGAGAAAACCCCTACCTGGAAGCGGTTGAACATCAACCCAGTGCCAGCCCTTTTCATGATTGGAACGAGCGGATTTATCACGAGTGTTACCGCCCCAATGCTTTTGCCCGGATTTTTAATGATCGGGGGGATGTAATTGATATTGTCAACAACTATGAATATCTCAGCTTTAATATTGGCCCAACCCTGTTTAGTTGGCTAGAACGGTATGACCTTGAGGTCTATCAGCGGATTATTGCCGCCGATCGGGCCAGTTGTCAGCGCTTGAATGGTCACGGGAACGCCATCGCCCAAGTCTATAACCACATTATTTTGCCCTTGGCCAATCACCAAGATAAGGTCACGCAAATTCGCTGGGGGAAAGCCGATTTTCAACAACGGTTTGGCCGGGAACCTGAGGGGATGTGGCTGGCTGAAGCAGCAGTAGATTACCCCACGTTAGAAGTCTTGATCCAAGAAGGGATTAAATTTATTGTCCTCGCTCCGTCCCAGGCCCTGCGCTGTCGGCCCCGCCCGAGTCAAAACAATCCCGACCCGGCCTGGTATGAGGTTGCCGGTTGCCAAATTGATCCGAACCGCCCCTACCGTTGTTTTCTCCCCGCTGGTAACCCGGAAACGGATTTTATTGATGTATTTTTCTATGACGGGCCAATTTCACGGGATATGGGCTTCAGTGACTTGCTCAATAGCTCCCAATTCTTAGCCGGACGTTTAGGCCAGGCCGTGCGCCATGATCATCGGGAATTGCAACTCATTTCCGTGGCCACCGATGGAGAAACTTTCGGCCATCACAAAAAAGATGCAGAAAAAGCCCTGGCCTATGCCCTCAAGGTCGAATTTCCCCAACGGGGCTGGCAGGTGAGTAATTATGCTCATTATCTCAGCTTGCAGTCTCCCACCTGGGAAGTGGTCTTAAAACCCGTCACGGCCTGGAGTTGCGCCCACGGGGTCGATCGTTGGCAGGCCGATTGTGGTTGCGGCGGGGGCGGGGCCTGGCATCAACGGTGGCGGCAACCCTTACGGGAGAGTCTGAACTGGTTACGGGATGAACTAACGGAGATCTATGAAACCCTAGCGGCGGAATTTTTTACGGATGGTTGGGCCGCCCGGAATGCTTACATTGAAGTGATTCAGGATCGCTCCCCAGAACGTCTCGACCAATTTTTCCACGCCTGGCAACAGCACCCTTTAACGGCCAATGAACGGGTAGATGCCCTGCGCCTTTTGGAAATGCAACGCTATGGCCTGCTGATGTTTACCAGTTGTGGCTGGTTTTTTGAGGAAATCTCCCGTCCCGAAGGAGTGCAAATTCTTCGCTATGCAGCCCGCGCCTTGGAATTGGCCGCCGATGTTTCCGGGGTGCAGTTAGAAGCCGAATTTAGCCAACGCTTGGCGGAGGCCCCCAGCAATGTTGAAATCTTTGGCAACGGGGCCGGAGTTTATCAGCAACTGGTGAAACCTTCGCAAATTAGCCTGCAACAGGTAGCAGCCCACTACGGCATGAATTCTCTCTTCACCAATTACCCCACTCAACATCACCTCTATTGCTATGACATTGTTCAAGATGACTATCTCCGTCAGCAAATGGGCAACCTTACCCTGGCCATTGGACAGATTACCCTGACCTCAGACGTAACCCGAGAATCCCAGGCCCTGGTCATGGCTGTTCTCCACATGGGGGGGTGGGACTTCCATTGCTGCTTAAAACCTTTTCAAGGACGAGCCGACTATGCCGAAACCAAAGCCCATCTGCTTAATGCTCTCCAACAGGGCAGCACCGCTAAAGTCGTTTTAACCTTAACTCAGGCCTTTGGCGACACTGCATTTGGCCTGAATGATCTGTTTGCGGAAGACCGTCACCGCTTGATGCATGCCCTGACCCAAACCACCCTTAACCGTCTCGATCAACTTTATAGCCAGGTCTATCGGGACAATTACGGGATTCTCATGGGCTTTCAACGGGATGGACTCGGAGTGCCCCAGGAGTTGCAAGTGGCTGCCAGCGTCGCACTCACTCACCAGGCCAAGGTTGCCCTAAAGTCCGTGGAGCAGGAACTTGCTGATCCCCAAAACTTACCGAGTAACAACCTCCCCCAGTATTTAATTCAATTAGAGACGATTGCGGAAGAGGCCCGGGTACTTGGCTGTAGCTTAAACTTAGGCCCCGAATCTCAGCATCTGGAGCAACAAATTCTCCAAGTCCTCTGGCATCTCTTCCACAATTTCCAACCGGATCGTCTGATTGCTTTAGTCCCCTTGCTCGGTCAAATCATTACCATTGCCCATCGGCTGGGTCTGACTTTGAACTTAGAGCCAATGCAGGAACTCTATTTCCAAACCCTCAAAACCCTGTTCACCCCGGCTGGAGATCACCCTTTACTCTTGACTTTAACCCCCAAGGCAAATCACTACCTATTGCAGCTTGGCCCCCTGTTGCGGGTAGATGTTAGCTGGATTAGCGTTTGCTTGAGATAGGTATTTTTTGTTCCTGAAAATCTCAATGGTGGATGATTCTGTGCAACTATTATTCAACGTAAGAGTGCAAAAGTTCATGACTAAGAAATGTTTGCATATCAAGATCGATATTTTCTAAAAGAATCGAGAAATTTGTTCGATCATAATCTCCTTCAAAAAAAGTTTCGAGACGGATTAAGTCTTCATCCGTGAGATATAGCTTCATAAATAAAAGTTGAGCATTCAAAGAATTAATAAATTCCAAAAGATCAGGCCGACCAATATTTTGTTTTGCTCCGTAAATTGTACTAACAAGAATGCCACGATTATCAATTTGTTTAAGAAATAAGTTGGTTTTTCTTGGATGTAAATTTAGTACCCAATCTTCTCCTTGTTCTTGAACCCGGTATCCAGCGAATTCCAAGTGATTTATAAATTTTGCCAAAGGATGAGCAGTTGGGCTGTCACTTTCAATGTTTCTCATCAGTTTATAAGAACTCCCAGAGCAACAACTTTGCCGAACTCAAACATATCACGCATTATAAAGTCACTATGAGTATGAGAAAATTATTAGACTGTTAATTTTTATTCCCAGTGGTGAAGGTTAAAACCTGTACCGGAGTTGCATCGGGGGGATACAGAAAATTCACTTGTACCAGGCGCGTTTCTTGGGGTTGTAAGGTGAGCCTCAGCAACGCTAGCCCCTGTTGTCCCTGTTTCTGAACCAGATGGAACGATTGACTTTGGGGGGTTCCGGCATCATCCCGATAACGGAGGCGGACGGTTCCCCGGAAAAAGATCCGATTCGGGGGTGGATTCAGAAACCTCAGGCCAGGCTCGGCGGCATTGGTTTTGACTGGGCTTTGCAGGGTGAGGGTAATGGCTTGGGGCTGATTTGTCGGGTTAAATAAGGGGAAATTGAGGTCGTATTCAATCCCATAGTTGCCGTGGGCCTGGTAGGCAGTGTCGGGGTAACGAGCAATTAGGGGGGCCGCTTGCACCTGGCCAGTCCCCAATGTGCCCCCAATCACTGTGCTTAAAGGAAAGGAAAATCGCTCACCCGGCCTGGGAATTTCAAGTTTTGTTGTTTGATTGTACCAACGAGAGCCGACACCCACGCCCGCCACACGACTGTAAATAATCGGCCCAGGCCGGCCTGGAACAGACGGCGGTTTATCTCGAGGGGTGACAAGAGCACCAGTTTTGAGCAGGGCTTGCCAATCAGAAAGAGTGGGGGGATTCTCCTGGCCTTGAGCATCTTGCTGGGCATAGAGTCCCAAACTGGCCAAATAGACCGGACCATTGCTGCGAAGCCTGAGGAGGGCCGAGCGACCATTCAAGGGTGGAGTCAGTTCTTTAACGGAAATTGGCAAGTTGAGCAACATGGCACTGCTTTGGGGCGGAATTACTACTTGGGCGGGAAAGATGGCTTGGCGTTGGCCCCGGAGAATCTCCGTCATCACCCGATCCCCAGGCCCGGCATAGATCATCCCTGAATCATTATTTTGAACTTCCGGCAAGGGAATAAACGGTGCATCGGGTTGGCTAACATAACTCGCGGCCTGGAGGATGTTGATCGTCACTGGTTTATGGGTTGGGTTTTGGGCAATGACCCCCAAATAGAGCGTCCGTAAATCCTCTGGTGTTGCAGGCTTGGCAATGTGGTGGGCAAAAATATCAAATCGGCCTTGAAAACGGGTGTTCAAGTGGGCAGTGGGGGTAGCCATGCCTTGGGGCGGAAAGGTTGAAAGTAAAATCCCTGCTTGAGATACCACTTCTGGACTGTTGCTATTGAACACCCTGACCTGATCCAGGCCCCCTGGTAGTGGCAAAACCTTTTGGGGTTGGAGAATCGTTTCTGGGGGTGGGGTGGTTTGGGCGAACGCGCGCAACGGTAGAGCCAGACTCAGCATGGCCAGGGTTAGGCCGGTGAATTGTCCCGTAAGAGGCATCGGTTTAGAGGGGGGTAGAGGTTTTGACGGCCGCATTGGCTTCTCGAAACAGTCCCGTCGCAATCCGAAAAAGTTCCTGGCCAGTGTGGAGATAGGAGTCATCAAAATTCAGCGTAAAGGTATAAAGGTCTTCCAGGCCATCGTCAATTTGATTCAAACAATAGTAGAGGTTCAGGGCGATGGCTCCGGCTCGGGCTGGATTGGGACAGGCCTGGAGACGGCTACGGGCAGCACTCAAGAGGGTGGTACTTTTGCCGAGGTAGCCTTGGAACTCCTCCAACAGGACATCATCAAAGGGGTCGGCGGCCAGTTGATCAATTTGTTCTTGGAGGGGTCGAATAATATTACGGATAATTTTACTGACGGGTTCATAAACGTTGCGCAGCCAGAGGGCAAAGTCCGTATCTTTCTGGCGGGCCTGATGATAATT is from Synechococcus sp. PCC 6312 and encodes:
- a CDS encoding DUF3370 domain-containing protein, producing the protein MLSLALPLRAFAQTTPPPETILQPQKVLPLPGGLDQVRVFNSNSPEVVSQAGILLSTFPPQGMATPTAHLNTRFQGRFDIFAHHIAKPATPEDLRTLYLGVIAQNPTHKPVTINILQAASYVSQPDAPFIPLPEVQNNDSGMIYAGPGDRVMTEILRGQRQAIFPAQVVIPPQSSAMLLNLPISVKELTPPLNGRSALLRLRSNGPVYLASLGLYAQQDAQGQENPPTLSDWQALLKTGALVTPRDKPPSVPGRPGPIIYSRVAGVGVGSRWYNQTTKLEIPRPGERFSFPLSTVIGGTLGTGQVQAAPLIARYPDTAYQAHGNYGIEYDLNFPLFNPTNQPQAITLTLQSPVKTNAAEPGLRFLNPPPNRIFFRGTVRLRYRDDAGTPQSQSFHLVQKQGQQGLALLRLTLQPQETRLVQVNFLYPPDATPVQVLTFTTGNKN
- a CDS encoding J domain-containing protein produces the protein MSLPDHYTILELLPTASQREIKQAYRRLVKQFHPDTNNQSNHSHEQMLRINFAYEVLGDPAQRQAYDQQRLVISSRAVGVAVNISTENYHQARQKDTDFALWLRNVYEPVSKIIRNIIRPLQEQIDQLAADPFDDVLLEEFQGYLGKSTTLLSAARSRLQACPNPARAGAIALNLYYCLNQIDDGLEDLYTFTLNFDDSYLHTGQELFRIATGLFREANAAVKTSTPL
- a CDS encoding YbjN domain-containing protein, which encodes MRNIESDSPTAHPLAKFINHLEFAGYRVQEQGEDWVLNLHPRKTNLFLKQIDNRGILVSTIYGAKQNIGRPDLLEFINSLNAQLLFMKLYLTDEDLIRLETFFEGDYDRTNFSILLENIDLDMQTFLSHELLHSYVE
- a CDS encoding DUF3536 domain-containing protein: MVQSFFASTSSDPAFSITNASAPNSLQATGIYITIHGHFYQPPRENPYLEAVEHQPSASPFHDWNERIYHECYRPNAFARIFNDRGDVIDIVNNYEYLSFNIGPTLFSWLERYDLEVYQRIIAADRASCQRLNGHGNAIAQVYNHIILPLANHQDKVTQIRWGKADFQQRFGREPEGMWLAEAAVDYPTLEVLIQEGIKFIVLAPSQALRCRPRPSQNNPDPAWYEVAGCQIDPNRPYRCFLPAGNPETDFIDVFFYDGPISRDMGFSDLLNSSQFLAGRLGQAVRHDHRELQLISVATDGETFGHHKKDAEKALAYALKVEFPQRGWQVSNYAHYLSLQSPTWEVVLKPVTAWSCAHGVDRWQADCGCGGGGAWHQRWRQPLRESLNWLRDELTEIYETLAAEFFTDGWAARNAYIEVIQDRSPERLDQFFHAWQQHPLTANERVDALRLLEMQRYGLLMFTSCGWFFEEISRPEGVQILRYAARALELAADVSGVQLEAEFSQRLAEAPSNVEIFGNGAGVYQQLVKPSQISLQQVAAHYGMNSLFTNYPTQHHLYCYDIVQDDYLRQQMGNLTLAIGQITLTSDVTRESQALVMAVLHMGGWDFHCCLKPFQGRADYAETKAHLLNALQQGSTAKVVLTLTQAFGDTAFGLNDLFAEDRHRLMHALTQTTLNRLDQLYSQVYRDNYGILMGFQRDGLGVPQELQVAASVALTHQAKVALKSVEQELADPQNLPSNNLPQYLIQLETIAEEARVLGCSLNLGPESQHLEQQILQVLWHLFHNFQPDRLIALVPLLGQIITIAHRLGLTLNLEPMQELYFQTLKTLFTPAGDHPLLLTLTPKANHYLLQLGPLLRVDVSWISVCLR